The DNA segment AAGAACTACGACCTGCTCGAGTCGCGCGTCGTGAACCGCATCCGGCGGATCCCCGGCGTGGCCCGGGTCAATCTCGACGGCGTGGCCCCCAGCGAGATCTTCATCGACCTCGTCCTCGACCGCGTCAAGCAGCATGGCGTCGACATCGGGATGCTCCTGCAGCGGCTGCAGGGGGCGACCTCGAACCTGGTCCTGGGGCAGGTCAGCCACGACGGGCTGCGCTACACGGCGCGCGCCCTGGGGGCCTTCGACTCGCTGCGGGCGATCGAGGACCTGACCGTCAACGACCGAGGGCTGAGGCTCAAGGACGTGGCCGAGATCCGCTACGAGGAGCCGCCGATAGCGCACGGGCGGCACCTCGAGGGGACGCAGGCGGTCGCGCTCGACGTCTTCAAGGAGTCGACGGCCAACACGGTCGACGTCGCGACCAGCGTGATGAAGGTCATCACGGAGGACATCGACAAGGATCCCCTGCTGAAGGGGATCAAGGTGTTCACCTTCGACGACCAGGCTAAGCAGATCACCTCCGGCATCGACGGCCTCAAGAACGCGGGCATCCTCGGGGCGCTGTTCGCGGTCGTCGTCCTCTACTACTTCCTGCGGCGCTTCGACTCGACCCTCATCGTGTCGCTGTCGATCCCCTTTTCGGTCGTGGCGGCCTGCGGTCTCATGTACTTCATGGGGAAGTCCCTCAACGTCCTGTCGATGTGCGGCCTGATGCTCGGGATCGGGATGCTGGTGGACGACGCCATCGTCGTCCTCGAATCGATCGACAGGAAGCGCCGGACCGAGCCCGACGCGTCGAAGGCCGCGCTCGTCGGCGCGCACGACGTGTCGATGGCGGTGACCTGTTCGACGCTGACGACGATCATCGTGTTCCTGCCGCTGGTGGTCGGGGCGGGGACGGAGCTCACCACTTGGCTGAAGGAGATCGGCATCGCGATCTCGATCTCGCTCGCCTGCTCGCTGTTCTCGTCCCTGACCCTCATCCCGCTCATGTCGGCGTGGTGGCTGAGGCGAAGGCCGGCGGCGCAGCCGAAGAGCCTGGCCTGGCTCGAGGAGCGCTACGCGCGCACGCTGGGGTGGACGCTCAGGCACAAGGCCTGGACGATGCTCATCGTGGTCCTCGGGCTCGTGGTCGGCGTCATCCCGCCGTTCACCGGCCTTCTGCCCGCGGCGATGTTCGCGGCGATCCAGAACAAGCGCCTCTTCCTGCAGTACGAGTTCTCCGAGTTCGCCTACAAGTCGGACGCCGAGAAGGCGGTCAACGTCGTCGAGAAGTATCTCGACGCGAACCGGGACAAGTTCCTGATCAAGACGGTGTACAGCGTCTTCGAGGAGAACGAGGCCCACTCGGTCCTCAACATGTCACGGGAGGACCTCAGCGACGACGAGGTGAAGGAGCTGCGCAAGACGATCCGCGCCGGCCTGCCCCAGGTTCCCGGCGCGCGTATCTTCTTCGCCGACGAGACGGAAGGGGGGGGCGACAGCACCTATTTCGCCGTGAAATTCTTCGGGTACGACAGCGCCATTCTCGCCAAGCTGGCGGACGAGGCGGTGCGCCGGCTGGGGACCGTCGACGGAGTCCAGGACATCAACTCGTCCCTCAACAAGGGGCGGAACGAGGTCCAGGTCGTGATCGACCGAGACAAGGCGCGGCGCGCCGGGCTGACCGCCGAGGACGTATCGCAGGTCTTCCAGTTCACCCTCGGCGGCATGCGCCTGAACCGGTTCAATGCCGGCGACCGTGAGGTCGACTCGTGGCTCGAGCTGCGGCAGGTCGACCGCGAGAGCCTGGAGGACCTCCGGAAGATCCAGATCGGCCCCCCCGATCACCCGATCCTGCTGGGGGACATCGCCGCGTTCCAGATCGTGCGCCGGGTCGATCAGATCGCCCGCGAGAACCGCAAGGAGCGGGTCGCGGTGAACGCCACCTACGAAGGGAAGCAATGGACGAAGTCGCGCGCCGAGATCGAAGGGCTCATGAACGCGTTCGACCTCCCGCCCGGCTACTCCTGGTCGTGGGACGACAAGATCCTCGAGCAGGGGGAGGAGAACGATCAGATGCTGACGAACTTCGTCCTGGCTCTCGTGCTCGTCTACCTGGCGATGGCGTCGCTGTTCGAGTCGATCGCCCAGCCGTTCGCCATCCTGTTCTCGATCCCCTTCGCGCTGCCGGGGGCGATGTGGCTCCTGACCGCCACGCGCACCCCGCTCAACATCATGGCGTGGATCGGGCTGCTCATGCTGATCGGCATCGTCGTCAAGAACGGCATCGTCCTGCTCGATCACATGAACCAGCTGCGCAAGGCGGGGCTCGGTCGCGACGAGGCGATTATTCAGGCGGGGCGCGATCGGCTGCGCGCGGTCCTCATGACCGCCCTGACCGCCATCGTCGGCCTGATCCCGCTGGCGCTCGGCAGCACGAGCGTCGGCGAGGCGTACTACTTCCCGCTGGCCCGCACCGTCATCGGCGGCCTCGCCTCGTCGACGATCCTGACGCTCATCGTCCTGCCGTACATCAACATCGGCGTCGAGGCGGTGGCGCGCTGGTTCGGCGATCTCTGGCGCTCGTCCGACCCCGGGCTGCGCCGGCAGCCGGCAGGCGGGATTAGTTCTTCACCGGCGGTGCCGGGACCGGCGGCAGCGTCTTCGGGGATTTCCTGATCTGCTCCATCACGACCTCGATCCCCTTCTCGAGCTGGGGGTCGCGCCCCTGCACCACCAGGTCGTCGCGGTTGTCGACCTCGATGTCGGGGTCGACGCCGTGCCCCTC comes from the Candidatus Dormiibacterota bacterium genome and includes:
- a CDS encoding efflux RND transporter permease subunit, whose amino-acid sequence is MSLPELSIKRPVTTLMILLSVMVVGGIAMQRLPLAFLPNVDLPFIGITIPYPNSNPTQIEKQITKPVEEVLATIPGVKRLGSTSTADSAEFQMQFKWGQNLDIVRMKVSEKMDQVKSSLPQGIGEVLIFSFNTSDIPVVQSRIAAQGIDLSKNYDLLESRVVNRIRRIPGVARVNLDGVAPSEIFIDLVLDRVKQHGVDIGMLLQRLQGATSNLVLGQVSHDGLRYTARALGAFDSLRAIEDLTVNDRGLRLKDVAEIRYEEPPIAHGRHLEGTQAVALDVFKESTANTVDVATSVMKVITEDIDKDPLLKGIKVFTFDDQAKQITSGIDGLKNAGILGALFAVVVLYYFLRRFDSTLIVSLSIPFSVVAACGLMYFMGKSLNVLSMCGLMLGIGMLVDDAIVVLESIDRKRRTEPDASKAALVGAHDVSMAVTCSTLTTIIVFLPLVVGAGTELTTWLKEIGIAISISLACSLFSSLTLIPLMSAWWLRRRPAAQPKSLAWLEERYARTLGWTLRHKAWTMLIVVLGLVVGVIPPFTGLLPAAMFAAIQNKRLFLQYEFSEFAYKSDAEKAVNVVEKYLDANRDKFLIKTVYSVFEENEAHSVLNMSREDLSDDEVKELRKTIRAGLPQVPGARIFFADETEGGGDSTYFAVKFFGYDSAILAKLADEAVRRLGTVDGVQDINSSLNKGRNEVQVVIDRDKARRAGLTAEDVSQVFQFTLGGMRLNRFNAGDREVDSWLELRQVDRESLEDLRKIQIGPPDHPILLGDIAAFQIVRRVDQIARENRKERVAVNATYEGKQWTKSRAEIEGLMNAFDLPPGYSWSWDDKILEQGEENDQMLTNFVLALVLVYLAMASLFESIAQPFAILFSIPFALPGAMWLLTATRTPLNIMAWIGLLMLIGIVVKNGIVLLDHMNQLRKAGLGRDEAIIQAGRDRLRAVLMTALTAIVGLIPLALGSTSVGEAYYFPLARTVIGGLASSTILTLIVLPYINIGVEAVARWFGDLWRSSDPGLRRQPAGGISSSPAVPGPAAASSGIS